The following are from one region of the Candidatus Methylomirabilota bacterium genome:
- the pstA gene encoding phosphate ABC transporter permease PstA has protein sequence MNGRQRFWRSGDPFIWLTGSAVAIALLMVAGLVGLILVNGLGFFWPAEVVRLTLADGAVLTGQIAQRETIPGQAGQYRIKLKVANRDLYGADFLWVDEAKIARRERPADVLVIERTEWGLLIGTIREIREGGQVVTRGPEAGRQALLDRLPEATRVRREIRRIEKGDIGRVNYAQEQARLQLRRLELRGVTEGPEVTAIRAQQAELAARYQDLAARVAELRQRQTASVLVAADGGRDKEWPLTEVVDVYWPNTMSAAAKVGHYAAKAWEFVSDDPRESNTEGGVLPAIFGTVMMVLIMSVVVTPLGVLAAFYLREYAKQGPFVSAVRIAVNNLAGVPSIVFGVFGVGFFIYFVGGTIDRLFYVEALPTPTFGTGGILWASLTLALLTVPVVIVATEEGLAAIPGGMREASLALGATKLETTVRVVLPAVMPSILTGLILAMARAAGEVAPLMLTGVVKLAPSLPVDGFWPFLHLDRKFMHLGFHIYDVGFQSPNVDAARPMVFATTLLLLTIVVLMNLFAIALRNRLRRKYVIVAI, from the coding sequence ATGAACGGCCGGCAGCGGTTCTGGCGCAGCGGTGACCCCTTCATCTGGCTGACCGGGAGCGCGGTGGCCATCGCGCTCCTCATGGTCGCCGGCCTGGTCGGCCTGATCCTCGTCAACGGCCTGGGCTTCTTCTGGCCCGCGGAGGTCGTCCGCCTGACCCTGGCCGACGGCGCCGTGCTCACGGGACAGATTGCCCAGCGCGAGACGATCCCCGGTCAGGCCGGCCAATACCGGATCAAGCTCAAGGTGGCGAACCGCGACCTCTACGGCGCCGATTTCCTGTGGGTGGACGAGGCGAAGATTGCGCGGCGCGAGCGGCCGGCCGATGTACTCGTCATCGAGCGCACCGAGTGGGGGCTCCTCATCGGCACGATCCGTGAGATCCGCGAGGGCGGCCAGGTCGTGACCCGCGGGCCCGAGGCCGGTCGGCAAGCACTGCTCGATCGCCTGCCCGAGGCCACCCGCGTGCGACGCGAGATCCGCCGCATCGAGAAGGGCGATATCGGCCGTGTCAATTACGCGCAGGAGCAGGCCCGGCTCCAGCTCCGCCGGCTGGAGCTTCGGGGCGTCACCGAGGGGCCGGAGGTGACGGCGATCCGGGCGCAGCAGGCGGAGCTCGCGGCACGCTATCAGGACCTGGCGGCCCGCGTAGCCGAGCTCCGTCAGCGGCAGACGGCCAGTGTGCTGGTGGCGGCCGACGGCGGCAGGGACAAGGAGTGGCCGTTGACCGAGGTGGTGGACGTCTACTGGCCGAACACGATGTCGGCCGCCGCCAAGGTGGGCCACTACGCGGCCAAGGCGTGGGAGTTCGTCAGCGATGACCCGCGCGAGTCGAACACCGAGGGTGGGGTGTTGCCGGCCATCTTCGGGACCGTGATGATGGTGCTGATCATGAGCGTGGTCGTGACCCCGCTCGGGGTGCTGGCCGCCTTTTACCTGCGTGAGTACGCCAAGCAGGGGCCCTTCGTCAGCGCTGTCCGCATCGCCGTGAACAACCTGGCCGGCGTGCCCTCGATCGTCTTCGGTGTGTTCGGCGTCGGCTTCTTCATCTACTTCGTGGGAGGGACCATCGATCGCCTCTTCTACGTCGAGGCCCTGCCCACGCCGACCTTCGGCACCGGCGGCATCCTGTGGGCCTCGCTGACACTCGCCTTGCTGACGGTGCCGGTGGTGATCGTGGCCACGGAGGAAGGCCTGGCCGCCATCCCGGGAGGCATGCGCGAGGCCTCGCTGGCCCTGGGGGCGACGAAGCTGGAGACCACCGTCCGTGTGGTGCTGCCAGCGGTCATGCCCTCGATCCTCACCGGGCTCATCCTGGCCATGGCCCGGGCCGCCGGAGAGGTGGCGCCGCTCATGCTCACCGGGGTGGTCAAGCTGGCGCCCTCCCTGCCTGTCGACGGCTTCTGGCCCTTCCTCCACCTCGACCGCAAGTTCATGCACCTGGGGTTCCACATCTACGACGTGGGGTTTCAATCGCCGAACGTGGACGCCGCACGTCCGATGGTCTTCGCCACCACCCTCTTGCTGCTGACCATCGTGGTGCTCATGAATCTCTTCGCGATCGCGCTCCGAAATCGGTTGCGCCGCAAGTACGTGATCGTGGCAATCTAG
- the pstB gene encoding phosphate ABC transporter ATP-binding protein PstB has product MLEPPMVEIERLSLWYGPKQALREVSMTVPKHRVTAYIGPSGCGKTTLLRCLNRMNDLVDGVRIAGTIRIGGTDIYDASLEVTDLRKRVGMVFQKSNPFPKSIFENVAYGPRVLGVRSRDDLAGIVERSLRAAALWEEVEDRLHDSALSLSGGQQQRLCIARAIAVEPDVLLMDEPCSALDPIATAKIEELMLELKASFTIVIVTHNMQQAARVSDYTGFMLLGELVEFGVTRELFTNPRDKRTEDYITGRFG; this is encoded by the coding sequence ATGCTCGAGCCTCCCATGGTCGAGATCGAGCGCCTCTCGCTCTGGTACGGTCCCAAGCAGGCCCTTCGCGAGGTGTCCATGACCGTGCCCAAGCACCGGGTCACCGCCTACATCGGCCCGTCGGGCTGCGGCAAGACCACGTTGCTCCGGTGCCTGAACCGGATGAACGATCTGGTGGACGGGGTCAGGATCGCCGGCACCATCCGGATCGGGGGCACCGACATCTACGACGCGTCACTCGAGGTGACCGACCTCCGCAAGCGGGTGGGCATGGTCTTCCAGAAATCGAACCCGTTCCCGAAGTCCATCTTCGAGAACGTGGCCTACGGGCCACGGGTCCTGGGCGTGCGCAGCCGCGACGATCTGGCCGGCATCGTCGAGCGCAGCCTGCGGGCGGCCGCGCTGTGGGAGGAGGTCGAGGATCGCCTGCACGACTCGGCCCTGAGCCTGTCGGGGGGACAGCAGCAGCGCCTCTGCATCGCCCGGGCCATCGCCGTAGAGCCCGACGTGCTCCTGATGGACGAGCCCTGCTCGGCCCTGGACCCCATCGCTACCGCCAAGATCGAGGAGCTCATGCTGGAGCTCAAGGCCAGCTTCACGATCGTGATCGTCACCCACAACATGCAGCAGGCGGCCCGGGTGAGCGACTACACAGGGTTCATGCTCCTGGGGGAGCTGGTGGAGTTCGGCGTCACGCGGGAGCTCTTCACCAATCCGCGGGACAAGCGTACCGAAGACTACATTACCGGTCGGTTCGGATAG
- the phoU gene encoding phosphate signaling complex protein PhoU, protein MQRHFHEELDGLKQTLLAMGALVEDQIRRVMRALVERDGALAQDVIDRDRQVNAYDVEIDEKCVELLALHQPTAGDLRFITTAMKIVTDLERIGDQAVNIAQRALELNEEPQLKPYIDLPRMAQKAQGMVKEALDAFVARDTELARQVCARDAEVDGIKEQVFRELLTYMMSDPKTIPRAIRLILVSRFLERVADHATNIAEMVVYMVESKMVRHTLA, encoded by the coding sequence GTGCAACGGCACTTCCACGAAGAGCTGGACGGCCTCAAGCAGACGCTCCTGGCCATGGGCGCGCTGGTGGAGGATCAGATCCGCCGGGTGATGCGGGCCCTCGTCGAGCGGGACGGCGCGCTGGCCCAGGACGTCATCGACCGCGACCGCCAGGTGAACGCCTACGACGTGGAGATCGACGAGAAGTGCGTGGAGCTGCTGGCCCTGCACCAGCCGACCGCCGGCGACCTACGCTTCATCACCACGGCGATGAAGATCGTGACCGATTTGGAGCGCATCGGGGACCAGGCTGTGAACATCGCCCAGAGGGCGCTGGAGCTGAACGAGGAGCCGCAGCTCAAACCCTACATCGACCTGCCTCGCATGGCCCAGAAGGCCCAGGGCATGGTCAAGGAGGCGCTGGACGCCTTCGTGGCCCGCGACACCGAGCTGGCTCGTCAGGTGTGCGCCAGGGACGCGGAGGTCGACGGCATCAAGGAGCAGGTGTTCCGGGAGCTGCTGACGTACATGATGTCGGACCCCAAGACCATTCCCCGGGCGATCCGCCTCATCCTCGTCTCCCGCTTCCTGGAGCGGGTGGCCGACCACGCCACCAACATCGCCGAGATGGTGGTCTATATGGTGGAGTCCAAGATGGTCCGCCACACCCTGGCGTGA
- a CDS encoding TIGR00730 family Rossman fold protein, which produces MPEPRRYQLQNEAANRLILEILDVTGVPPERRLWIQHMLTTVLKLHEDGASTGDLKITNATLKELRYAYKVFAPYRDVRKVTVFGSARISPDEAAAAAAREFGRRMVEQGWMVVTGAGAGIMGAAQEGAGGERSFGLNIRLPFEQEANPWIAADPKLITFKYFFTRKLFLLKEASAVTLFPGGFGTMDEAFELLTLMQTGKSAIVPVVLVETGPKPYWRIWNRWIAATLVERKLIEPQDTTFYRVVDSSEQAVDEVLAFYRVVHSSRIVGDNLVFRLQRALGEDELAAVQREFEDILKGRVDQTMGPTPPEQAEFPTLPRLTLPFNRTSYGRLRQLIDFINDLGGPGNRAPSPPSPGLERP; this is translated from the coding sequence GTGCCGGAACCCCGCCGTTATCAGCTGCAGAACGAGGCCGCCAATCGTCTGATTCTCGAGATCCTGGACGTCACCGGCGTTCCGCCGGAGCGGCGTCTGTGGATCCAGCACATGCTGACGACGGTGCTGAAGCTCCACGAGGACGGTGCCTCCACCGGCGACCTCAAGATCACCAACGCCACCCTCAAGGAGCTCCGCTACGCCTACAAGGTGTTCGCGCCCTACCGGGACGTCCGCAAGGTGACGGTGTTCGGGTCGGCCCGGATCTCCCCGGACGAGGCGGCGGCGGCGGCGGCCCGGGAATTTGGCCGTCGCATGGTGGAGCAGGGGTGGATGGTCGTCACCGGAGCGGGGGCCGGCATCATGGGCGCCGCCCAGGAGGGGGCCGGAGGGGAGCGGAGCTTCGGGCTGAACATCCGCCTGCCGTTCGAGCAGGAGGCCAACCCGTGGATCGCCGCCGACCCCAAGCTCATCACCTTCAAGTACTTCTTCACCCGCAAGCTCTTCCTGCTCAAAGAGGCGAGCGCGGTGACGCTGTTCCCCGGCGGGTTCGGCACCATGGACGAGGCCTTCGAGCTGTTGACCCTCATGCAGACGGGCAAATCCGCCATCGTCCCCGTCGTCCTGGTCGAGACGGGCCCTAAACCCTACTGGCGGATCTGGAATCGCTGGATCGCCGCCACGCTGGTGGAGCGCAAGCTCATCGAGCCCCAGGACACCACGTTCTATCGCGTCGTGGACAGCAGCGAGCAGGCGGTGGACGAAGTCCTCGCCTTCTACCGGGTAGTTCACTCCAGCCGCATCGTCGGGGACAACCTGGTCTTCCGTCTCCAGCGGGCGCTCGGCGAGGACGAGCTGGCGGCGGTGCAGCGGGAGTTCGAGGACATCCTCAAGGGACGGGTCGATCAGACGATGGGGCCGACACCACCGGAGCAGGCCGAGTTCCCCACGCTGCCGCGCCTCACCCTGCCGTTCAATCGGACGTCGTACGGCCGCCTGCGCCAGCTGATCGACTTCATCAACGACCTGGGCGGTCCCGGCAACCGGGCGCCCAGCCCGCCCAGCCCCGGGCTCGAGCGTCCCTGA
- a CDS encoding ABC transporter substrate-binding protein, with translation MRRRPLLALALTIFAATAAAAPTPGVAAPPADTLTVALTAQAPTLDPHMHYEWVGILISLNMFDSLLHRNARLEYEPGLAVSWKALNDTVWEFKLREGVKFHNGAVLTAQDVKYSFERVLDPLRGSPQYHNVRAVRSIRVVSPDTIHLITERPAPLLLERLVYFPIVPKQHVERVGDEVFGRSAPVGTGPWKLSELKPGQHIRLEAFEGHWRGKPAFKFLTFRVIPDKVAQVNELKRGGIDIVRHVSAAQIADLRAHPRIRLSSAPILRTHHVQLDMRTAPFDRKAARQAANYAIDRDTIVRTLLAGRGGVVPTAVHPAAFGYDAAVTAYPYDPDKARALLARAGYPDGVSITLHSAFVESRPVFEALARMLTAAGFKTTLRTWEPGEAWTTFFQREGKATNGYYGSWGSYSVFDADASLYPLYHTGPRGWVGKWYTRIDGLDHLIDQARSTLDADLRKRTYAHILRLLKEECPSIFLFHEVDTLALSDRIDYAARSDQWLWLFDAKPRSRDGTIGER, from the coding sequence ATGCGTCGCCGTCCGCTGCTCGCCCTGGCTCTGACCATCTTCGCGGCGACAGCGGCCGCTGCTCCCACCCCCGGCGTCGCCGCGCCACCCGCGGACACACTGACGGTGGCCCTGACCGCGCAGGCCCCGACGCTCGATCCCCACATGCACTACGAGTGGGTGGGAATCCTCATCAGCCTCAACATGTTCGATTCCCTCCTGCACCGGAACGCCCGGCTCGAGTACGAACCGGGCCTGGCCGTGTCCTGGAAGGCCCTGAACGACACCGTGTGGGAGTTCAAGCTACGCGAGGGCGTGAAGTTCCACAACGGCGCCGTCCTGACCGCGCAGGACGTGAAGTACTCCTTCGAGAGGGTGCTCGATCCTCTGCGCGGATCACCGCAGTACCACAACGTGCGTGCCGTCCGGTCGATCAGGGTGGTGAGCCCGGACACGATCCATCTGATCACCGAGCGGCCAGCCCCGCTCCTGCTCGAGCGGCTGGTCTACTTCCCCATCGTCCCCAAGCAGCACGTCGAGCGCGTGGGCGACGAGGTCTTCGGCCGGTCAGCCCCCGTGGGAACCGGCCCCTGGAAGCTCTCGGAGCTCAAGCCCGGGCAGCACATCCGGCTGGAGGCTTTCGAGGGCCACTGGCGCGGCAAGCCCGCCTTCAAGTTCCTCACGTTCCGGGTCATTCCCGACAAGGTCGCCCAGGTGAACGAGCTCAAGAGGGGCGGCATCGACATCGTCCGCCACGTCTCCGCCGCCCAGATCGCCGACCTCCGGGCCCACCCCCGGATCCGGCTCAGCTCGGCGCCCATCCTGCGCACGCACCACGTCCAGCTGGACATGCGGACCGCGCCGTTCGACAGGAAGGCCGCGCGGCAGGCCGCCAACTATGCCATCGACCGGGACACGATCGTCCGGACCTTGCTGGCCGGGCGAGGAGGCGTCGTGCCGACCGCCGTGCATCCGGCGGCGTTCGGCTACGACGCGGCCGTGACGGCCTATCCCTACGATCCCGACAAGGCCAGGGCGCTGCTGGCCCGCGCCGGCTATCCCGACGGCGTCAGCATCACGCTCCACAGCGCCTTCGTGGAATCCCGTCCGGTGTTCGAGGCCCTCGCCCGGATGCTCACCGCGGCGGGCTTCAAGACCACCCTGCGCACGTGGGAGCCGGGAGAGGCCTGGACGACGTTCTTCCAGCGCGAGGGTAAGGCGACGAACGGCTACTACGGGTCGTGGGGCTCTTATTCAGTCTTCGACGCCGACGCCAGTCTGTACCCGCTCTACCACACGGGCCCCCGGGGGTGGGTGGGCAAGTGGTACACGCGAATCGACGGCCTGGACCACCTGATCGACCAGGCCCGCTCCACGCTCGACGCCGATCTGCGGAAGCGGACCTATGCCCACATCCTCCGACTCCTCAAAGAGGAGTGCCCCAGCATCTTCCTCTTCCACGAGGTCGACACGCTCGCGCTGTCGGACCGGATCGACTACGCCGCCCGCAGCGATCAGTGGCTGTGGTTGTTCGACGCCAAACCACGGTCGCGCGATGGTACGATCGGCGAACGATGA
- a CDS encoding NAD+ synthase, with the protein MRRFRVGLAQINPTVGDFEGNVRTITEVIGEARRLGCRLLAFPELAVTGYPPEDLVLKSAFIEANLRALEDVAKATRGLTVIVGFIDRRDDVFNAAAVLHDGARAATYHKRYLPNYGVFDENRYFQAGTEAPVFALDDAIFAVNICEDLWYPSGPTSAQALAGAELIVTINGSPYHAGKAHFREKMVATRAADEVVCLAFVNLVGGQDELVFDGASLIVNERGEVLARGHAFEEDLIVADLDLDAVFRARLHDSRRRKEKLRAPSSASCVTLPALPALPAPPLPSRDVPVLGRVEEIFRALVLGTRDYVQKNRFKRVVIGLSGGIDSSLVAAIAVEALGRENVTGVTMPSPYSSAGTRADARRLAKNLGIEFLRLPITPAFRAFRRILARPFKGLKEDVTEENIQARVRGTLLMALSNKFGWLVLTTGNKSEIGVGYSTLYGDMAGGFAVIKDVPKTLVYELARHANERAGRAVIPETVFTRPPSAELRPDQTDQDTLPPYPELDAILEAYVEQDESVADIVARGFAPETVRRVVHMVDANEYKRRQGPIGVKITPRAFGRDWRLPIVNRFRQG; encoded by the coding sequence ATGCGGCGGTTCCGGGTGGGCCTCGCCCAGATCAATCCCACGGTGGGAGACTTCGAGGGCAACGTCCGCACGATCACGGAGGTGATCGGCGAGGCCCGGCGGCTGGGGTGCCGGCTGCTGGCCTTCCCGGAGCTGGCGGTGACCGGCTATCCGCCCGAGGACCTCGTGCTCAAGTCGGCGTTCATCGAGGCTAACCTCCGGGCCCTGGAGGACGTGGCCAAGGCGACCCGGGGGCTCACCGTGATCGTCGGCTTCATCGACCGCCGCGACGACGTCTTCAACGCCGCCGCGGTTTTGCACGACGGCGCGCGCGCAGCGACCTATCACAAGCGGTACCTGCCGAACTACGGCGTGTTCGACGAGAACCGGTACTTCCAGGCCGGGACCGAGGCGCCCGTCTTCGCCCTGGACGACGCCATCTTCGCCGTGAACATCTGCGAGGATCTCTGGTACCCGTCGGGACCCACCAGCGCCCAGGCCCTGGCCGGCGCCGAGCTGATCGTCACCATCAACGGCTCGCCCTACCATGCGGGCAAGGCCCACTTCCGCGAAAAGATGGTGGCCACCCGGGCCGCCGACGAGGTGGTGTGCCTGGCTTTCGTGAACCTGGTCGGGGGACAGGACGAGCTCGTCTTCGACGGCGCCAGCCTGATCGTCAACGAGCGCGGCGAGGTGCTGGCCCGGGGCCACGCCTTCGAGGAAGATCTGATCGTCGCCGACCTCGATCTCGACGCCGTGTTCCGCGCGCGCCTGCACGACTCCCGGCGCCGCAAGGAGAAGCTCCGGGCCCCGAGCTCGGCCAGCTGCGTCACCCTGCCCGCGCTCCCGGCGCTTCCGGCGCCTCCCCTGCCGTCCCGCGACGTCCCCGTGCTGGGGCGGGTCGAGGAGATCTTCCGGGCCCTCGTGCTGGGCACCCGCGACTACGTGCAGAAGAACCGGTTCAAGCGGGTGGTGATCGGGCTGTCGGGCGGCATCGACTCTTCCCTGGTGGCTGCCATCGCCGTGGAGGCGCTGGGCCGCGAGAACGTCACCGGTGTCACCATGCCCTCGCCCTATTCATCGGCGGGGACCCGGGCCGACGCCCGGCGGCTGGCCAAGAACCTGGGCATCGAGTTCCTGCGCCTGCCCATCACCCCGGCCTTCCGCGCCTTCCGGCGTATCCTGGCCCGCCCCTTCAAGGGCCTCAAGGAAGACGTCACCGAAGAAAACATCCAGGCGCGCGTGCGCGGCACCCTGCTCATGGCGCTGAGCAACAAGTTCGGCTGGCTCGTGCTCACCACCGGCAACAAGAGCGAGATCGGCGTGGGCTACTCCACGCTCTACGGCGACATGGCCGGGGGTTTCGCGGTCATCAAGGACGTGCCGAAGACGCTGGTCTACGAGCTGGCCCGCCACGCCAACGAGCGGGCCGGCCGCGCGGTGATCCCCGAGACCGTCTTCACCCGGCCGCCCTCGGCCGAGCTGCGGCCCGACCAGACGGATCAGGACACGCTGCCCCCCTATCCCGAGCTCGACGCGATCCTGGAAGCGTACGTGGAGCAGGACGAGAGCGTGGCCGACATCGTCGCCCGGGGCTTTGCGCCCGAGACCGTTCGTCGGGTCGTGCACATGGTGGACGCCAACGAGTACAAGCGTCGGCAGGGGCCCATCGGCGTCAAGATCACGCCGCGCGCGTTCGGTCGCGACTGGCGGCTGCCCATCGTGAACCGGTTCCGGCAGGGTTGA